One genomic window of Peromyscus maniculatus bairdii isolate BWxNUB_F1_BW_parent chromosome 2, HU_Pman_BW_mat_3.1, whole genome shotgun sequence includes the following:
- the Mycl gene encoding protein L-Myc isoform X2 yields MCVCAGCRASPSRRGAAPLQVAGGGSEGADMDFDSYQHYFYDYDCGEDFYRSTAPSEDIWKKFELVPSPPTSPPWGSGPGAGDPASGISPGEPWPGGGAGDEVESRGHSKAWGRNYASIIRRDCMWSGFSARERLERVVSDRLAPGAPRGNLPKAPATPDCSPSLEASNPAPATPCQVGEPKTQACSGSESPSDSEGEEIDVVTVEKRRSLDIRKPVTITVRADPLDPCMKHFHISIHQQQHNYAARFPPESCSQEVAPERGPQEEAPEIEAPKEKEEEEEEEEEEEIVSPPPAESEAPQSCHPKPVSSDTEDVTKRKNHNFLERKRRNDLRSRFLALRDQVPTLASCSKAPKVVILSKALEYLQALVGAEKKMATEKRQLRCRQQQLQKRIAYLSGY; encoded by the exons atgtgtgtgtgtgcgggctGCCGGGCTTCCCCGAGCCGGCGGGGAGCCGCTCCGCTCCAGGTGGCGGGCGGCGGGAGCGAG GGAGCGGACATGGACTTCGACTCGTACCAGCACTATTTCTACGACTATGACTGCGGAGAGGATTTCTACCGCTCCACGGCGCCCAGCGAGGACATCTGGAAGAAATTCGAGCTGGTGCCGTCGCCCCCCACGTCGCCGCCCTGGGGCTCAGGTCCCGGCGCCGGGGACCCAGCCTCTGGGATTAGTCCCGGGGAGCCGTGGCCCGGAGGGGGTGCCGGGGACGAGGTGGAATCTCGGGGCCATTCGAAAGCTTGGGGCAGGAATTATGCTTCCATCATCCGCCGTGACTGCATGTGGAGCGGCTTCTCCGCCCGGGAACGGCTGGAGAGAGTAGTGAGCGACCGGCTCGCCCCAGGCGCGCCCCGGGGGAACCTGCCCAAAGCGCCCGCCACCCCGGACTGCTCTCCCAGCCTGGAAGCCAGTAACCCGGCGCCCGCCACCCCATGTCAGGTGGGCGAGCCCAAGACTCAGGCCTGCTCCGGGTCCGAGAGCCCCAGCGACTCCG AAGGCGAAGAAATCGACGTTGTGACGGTGGAGAAGAGACGCTCTCTGGACATCCGAAAGCCAGTCACCATCACGGTGCGAGCAGACCCCCTGGACCCCTGCATGAAACACTTCCACATCTCCATCCACCAACAGCAGCACAACTATGCTGCCCGCTTTCCACCAGAAAGCTGCTCTCAGGAGGTGGCTCCTGAGAGGGGTCCCCAGGAAGAGGCTCCAGAGATAGAAGCTcccaaggagaaagaggaggaagaggaagaagaggaggaggaagagattgtGAGCCCCCCACCTGCAGAAAGCGAGGCTCCCCAGTCCTGCCACCCCAAACCTGTCAGTTCTGATACCGAGGATGTGACCAAGAGGAAGAACCATAACTTCTTGGAACGAAAAAGGAGGAATGACCTCCGTTCGCGGTTCCTGGCCCTACGGGACCAGGTGCCCACCCTGGCCAGCTGCTCTAAGGCCCCCAAAGTCGTGATCCTAAGCAAAGCCTTAGAGTACTTGCAAGCTCTGGTGGGGGCTGAAAAGAAGATGGCTACGGAGAAAAGGCAGCTCCGGTGTCGGCAGCAGCAACTGCAGAAAAGAATCGCGTACCTCAGTGGCTACTAA
- the Mycl gene encoding protein L-Myc isoform X1 — MDFDSYQHYFYDYDCGEDFYRSTAPSEDIWKKFELVPSPPTSPPWGSGPGAGDPASGISPGEPWPGGGAGDEVESRGHSKAWGRNYASIIRRDCMWSGFSARERLERVVSDRLAPGAPRGNLPKAPATPDCSPSLEASNPAPATPCQVGEPKTQACSGSESPSDSEGEEIDVVTVEKRRSLDIRKPVTITVRADPLDPCMKHFHISIHQQQHNYAARFPPESCSQEVAPERGPQEEAPEIEAPKEKEEEEEEEEEEEIVSPPPAESEAPQSCHPKPVSSDTEDVTKRKNHNFLERKRRNDLRSRFLALRDQVPTLASCSKAPKVVILSKALEYLQALVGAEKKMATEKRQLRCRQQQLQKRIAYLSGY, encoded by the exons ATGGACTTCGACTCGTACCAGCACTATTTCTACGACTATGACTGCGGAGAGGATTTCTACCGCTCCACGGCGCCCAGCGAGGACATCTGGAAGAAATTCGAGCTGGTGCCGTCGCCCCCCACGTCGCCGCCCTGGGGCTCAGGTCCCGGCGCCGGGGACCCAGCCTCTGGGATTAGTCCCGGGGAGCCGTGGCCCGGAGGGGGTGCCGGGGACGAGGTGGAATCTCGGGGCCATTCGAAAGCTTGGGGCAGGAATTATGCTTCCATCATCCGCCGTGACTGCATGTGGAGCGGCTTCTCCGCCCGGGAACGGCTGGAGAGAGTAGTGAGCGACCGGCTCGCCCCAGGCGCGCCCCGGGGGAACCTGCCCAAAGCGCCCGCCACCCCGGACTGCTCTCCCAGCCTGGAAGCCAGTAACCCGGCGCCCGCCACCCCATGTCAGGTGGGCGAGCCCAAGACTCAGGCCTGCTCCGGGTCCGAGAGCCCCAGCGACTCCG AAGGCGAAGAAATCGACGTTGTGACGGTGGAGAAGAGACGCTCTCTGGACATCCGAAAGCCAGTCACCATCACGGTGCGAGCAGACCCCCTGGACCCCTGCATGAAACACTTCCACATCTCCATCCACCAACAGCAGCACAACTATGCTGCCCGCTTTCCACCAGAAAGCTGCTCTCAGGAGGTGGCTCCTGAGAGGGGTCCCCAGGAAGAGGCTCCAGAGATAGAAGCTcccaaggagaaagaggaggaagaggaagaagaggaggaggaagagattgtGAGCCCCCCACCTGCAGAAAGCGAGGCTCCCCAGTCCTGCCACCCCAAACCTGTCAGTTCTGATACCGAGGATGTGACCAAGAGGAAGAACCATAACTTCTTGGAACGAAAAAGGAGGAATGACCTCCGTTCGCGGTTCCTGGCCCTACGGGACCAGGTGCCCACCCTGGCCAGCTGCTCTAAGGCCCCCAAAGTCGTGATCCTAAGCAAAGCCTTAGAGTACTTGCAAGCTCTGGTGGGGGCTGAAAAGAAGATGGCTACGGAGAAAAGGCAGCTCCGGTGTCGGCAGCAGCAACTGCAGAAAAGAATCGCGTACCTCAGTGGCTACTAA